The Phycisphaerae bacterium sequence TACGCCAGACACACTCCGTATTCAGATCACCTTGGGCTACGGTGAACCGGAGAATACCATCGGCGAGCAGGTCTGGATAATGGGGCCGGGCGTCTATGACCTGTCTGGCGATCCAGACATGGGGTGTTTTCTGAACATGGCGAGCGACGGAATTCCGGAGTTCCTCTCTGTTGCCATTTTCGATGCCGCGGGCGCGTCTATCAGCTGCCCGGACGCTCTCGGCGAGCCCCAGACTCTTGGAGTGGAACCGTGGACAGTTGACCTGAATGGGCTCGATGCCACGGGTATTCAATTGAGTGTATGGGACCTTTCGCTCGCAGGAGGGTGCATTGTGCATTGGGAGGTAACGGGGCTCCCTGAACCTGCAACACTGTTGTCAGCCATTCCCCTGGCACTTGTCCTGGTTCGTGTGTGGGAACCGCGTTGTTGGTGAATTGGCTCGTCGAATAAGAACGGGATGGCAATGCTCGAACGATTCATTCTGGCGATGACATTGGTTGCCAGCTCGGCTCAAGGTGCGAATATCCTCTGTTCCGGCAGCCCGCTCGGGTTCAGTACGCCCGACCCGTTAGCAGTATCGGGGATTGGGACAGGGATGGAAACAGTAGGGAGGACGCCTGTGGTTTCGGATGCGGTAGTCGCAGTGTGCTTGTCAAGGGCATTTTCGGTGAAGGGAGTGACCAATGCTCAGAAGACCGGTGAGTAGCTTCGTGACCGCACTTGTGTGTGGACTTGGTGTGGGCTCTGCTGATGGTGCCAGTATAATATCTCAGGGGGCGGACTACTCCTTTGTGCTGCCTAACCCGCCCTACAATGTCGATACTCTTTGTATTCAAATCGTGCTTCGATATGAAGATTCCGAAAGCGCGATCGGGGATCAGGTCTGGCTGACCGGCCCCGGCGTTTTTGACCTCTCGTCAGACCCAGATATGTCGCTGTTTCTCTCTATTGCCAGCAACGGGCTTATGGACGATCTCTCGGTAGACATCATGGATGCCGCGGGGGCACGCATCAGTTATGTCGATGCTCTCGCTGAGCCCGAGACGTTTGGCAGGCCCGTTCCCTTCACAGACATCGCGCCGCTTGAAGCCACCGGTATTCAACTGTGCGTTTGGCATCTCTCTCCTGCTGGCGGACTTGGATTGCGCTGGGAGGTGCTTGGGGTCCCTGAGCCTACGACCGGTACGGCGGTGCTGTTGGGAGCCTTCATTGCCCTACTTGTCCGACACAGACGTTGTCCCTGCGGACGATGGGCGGCAGTATCAGCATGCTTGAGATGTCGTGGGTAACGGGGCAGTCGCGAGGGGCTCAGTGGTCTGTTTTGTAGAGCAGGAGGTGCCCTACGTGCTCCGCATATTCGACGGTGCAAGGCTCGCCGCTCTCGCATTTGTGTGTCTGGCTGGCGCGTGTTTGCCTAGACCTATCTTGGCTGACATTTTTGTCCGGTGGCAGGATCCTCAGGCCAATGCCTGGGTCCTGGCGCCCTCGGCGGAGGCTACGATTGACCAGGCAAATAGGAGAATCACGTTCATTACACCGGTAGCGAGCAGGGTGTACTGGGTCTACGCAGGCTCCGGCATTGTCCCGCAAGGGGAACCAGCGTGTGCTGGCTTCTCGCCTGAGGACATCGTTGAGATCTGCGGGGACTCCACGACGGTGAGCTTCTCGGTCCAGATCGTCGCCCCTTTCCAAGGACCCAATGGGCCCGTTCCTCGTTTCGGTTGCGATGGTGCGGCGAACGTCAACGCTATCAGTCTCAGCAACACAAACGCGAGGATCGCCGCCTCTCGCATTTCGGGGAACTGCGGCAGCATTCAACTCAAGACTGGGCAATCCGGCAGCATCGGTCGAGTGGACTTGAATATCGCTGGCTCGCTGACCAGAGACATTGACGGCGATGGGTACATCGACGTCGACCGCCCGTCAAGTTTCAGCAGCCTTGGCACGTCAGGTCTGATCATCGGAGGCAGCATCGCCAACGGCATCTCGTTGACCATCACGGGCCCGACCGGCGGCTCGCTGTCTGTCGCCGGCGATATCGACGGTAACGTTACGATCAACAGCTTTTCAAGCACGGGCAATATCTGTGCGGCTAATATCAGCGGCCTGAGCTCTGAATCTCAGCTTCCTCCCAATATCGATATTGGGCCCGACGGCGGTGGCTGGAAGGTATGTGGCCAGGATCTTGAATGTGACACCGATGGCGTACCTGACGGTGCGGACAACTGCAAGTGCGCGAACAATCCGGACCAGACCGATACCGACGGCGACGGGGTCGGCGATGTGTGTGACACCTGTACCGACACCGATGGAGACGGGAAAGGCAATCCGGGCTTTCCAGCCAATACCTGTCCCGCGGACAACTGCCCGGATGTCTCGAATCCCGGCCAGCAGGACACCGACGGCGACCAGGTGGGCGATGCCTGCGACAACTGCCCGACGATCTCCAACACAACGCAAGTCAACAGTGATCACGACGCGTTGGGTGACTCCTGCGACAACTGCCCGACGGTGTACAACCCCGACCAGACCGACACGGACGGCGACGACTTGGGCAACGCCTGCGATCCGGATGACGACGGCGACGACATCGCCGATGCGATCGACAACTGCCCCCTCATCTCAAACTCGACTCAAACGGATACCGACGGTGACGGCGTGGGCGACGCCTGCGACAACTGTCTCAACGTCCTCAACCCCGACCAACGGGACACCGACCGGGACGGTATCGGCGACGTCTGCGAGAACGTGATCTACGTTAAGCCTCAGGCGACCGGCTTGGGTGACGGAACAAGCTGGGAGAATGCCACCACGTTGCAGGCCGCTCTGACCGCGGCCCAGGAACACGACGACATCTGGGTGGCGGCCGGCACGTAC is a genomic window containing:
- a CDS encoding thrombospondin type 3 repeat-containing protein, which codes for MVCFVEQEVPYVLRIFDGARLAALAFVCLAGACLPRPILADIFVRWQDPQANAWVLAPSAEATIDQANRRITFITPVASRVYWVYAGSGIVPQGEPACAGFSPEDIVEICGDSTTVSFSVQIVAPFQGPNGPVPRFGCDGAANVNAISLSNTNARIAASRISGNCGSIQLKTGQSGSIGRVDLNIAGSLTRDIDGDGYIDVDRPSSFSSLGTSGLIIGGSIANGISLTITGPTGGSLSVAGDIDGNVTINSFSSTGNICAANISGLSSESQLPPNIDIGPDGGGWKVCGQDLECDTDGVPDGADNCKCANNPDQTDTDGDGVGDVCDTCTDTDGDGKGNPGFPANTCPADNCPDVSNPGQQDTDGDQVGDACDNCPTISNTTQVNSDHDALGDSCDNCPTVYNPDQTDTDGDDLGNACDPDDDGDDIADAIDNCPLISNSTQTDTDGDGVGDACDNCLNVLNPDQRDTDRDGIGDVCENVIYVKPQATGLGDGTSWENATTLQAALTAAQEHDDIWVAAGTYKPSSPSGRAATFQLQNDVSVYGGFAGIAAETPATFNLADRDFTTNQTVLSGDIGTVGTQTDNCYHVVTGSGTNSTAILDGFTIRDGNANGSATSQKRGGGLYLAAGSPAIVN